The proteins below come from a single Halobacillus salinarum genomic window:
- a CDS encoding acyltransferase family protein, producing MKREAYFDNAKLLLIFLVVFGHMIQPFTDGSRPIYTLYTWIYTFHMPAFIFLSGFFAKGSGHKDYILKLARKLILPYLIFQSVYTGYFFLMGDEDWLNGPFLPHWSLWFLFSLFCWHILLYWFKKLPPVMGILISVEIGLIIGYVSDVGQLFSLSRTFVFFPFFLAGYWLTKEQVHKWRTTWVKEASLVVMAVIAAVIAIFPEFSSGWLLGSKSYEVLGTPELGGLFRLAVYILAGLMTISILAWVPNKEFRLSHFGSRTLYVYLLHGFIIQFIRHEHLFKVDNILDLLGLAIMAATIVLILSTNPIRTFTQPVIEGRTSQLQKWWARITNKQSSIES from the coding sequence ATGAAAAGGGAAGCATATTTTGATAATGCCAAATTATTGCTTATTTTTCTCGTTGTGTTTGGCCATATGATCCAGCCATTCACAGACGGATCTAGACCGATATACACGCTGTATACGTGGATCTATACCTTTCATATGCCTGCATTTATATTCCTGTCCGGCTTTTTTGCCAAGGGATCAGGCCATAAAGATTACATTCTAAAGCTAGCAAGAAAATTAATTCTGCCTTATTTAATCTTTCAATCTGTGTACACGGGCTATTTTTTCCTAATGGGCGATGAAGATTGGCTGAACGGACCGTTTCTGCCGCATTGGTCATTATGGTTCCTATTCAGCTTATTCTGCTGGCATATCCTTCTGTATTGGTTTAAGAAACTCCCGCCGGTTATGGGGATCCTTATTTCCGTAGAAATAGGGCTGATTATCGGCTATGTCAGTGACGTTGGACAATTGTTCAGTCTTTCCCGAACTTTTGTGTTCTTCCCGTTCTTCCTGGCAGGTTACTGGCTGACGAAGGAGCAAGTGCACAAATGGAGGACGACCTGGGTGAAGGAAGCAAGCCTGGTGGTAATGGCTGTGATTGCTGCAGTTATTGCGATTTTTCCGGAATTCAGTTCCGGTTGGCTGCTTGGCTCAAAATCCTACGAAGTGCTTGGCACTCCTGAACTTGGCGGATTGTTCAGACTGGCGGTCTACATTCTGGCTGGATTGATGACCATTAGTATTCTTGCCTGGGTACCGAACAAGGAGTTCCGCTTAAGCCATTTTGGTTCAAGAACTCTTTATGTCTATCTTCTCCATGGGTTCATCATCCAATTCATCAGGCATGAACATTTATTCAAAGTGGATAATATTCTCGACCTTCTCGGACTTGCGATAATGGCGGCAACGATTGTTCTTATTCTGTCGACGAACCCGATCCGCACCTTTACCCAGCCTGTCATTGAAGGGCGCACGAGCCAGCTGCAAAAGTGGTGGGCGAGAATAACCAATAAACAATCTTCTATAGAATCATGA